CAGGTAGCGGGGTGATGGCAGCGGATATGTTGTTGCGGCTCGAGAAACTGGGTTGCCTGCCGCAGCGTTACCGGATTCTTGATTTGAGTCCGGAATTGCGTGACCGGCAGCGGCAGACCTTGCAGGCGAAAGCGCCGCATTTGTTGGCGCGGGTGGAATGGCTGGACGCATTGCCGGAAAAAACCATACGCGGGGTTATAGTGGGAAATGAGGTGTTGGATGCAATGCCGGTGGAGGTGTTTCAGGTTACGGAAGGTGAAATGCATTCTGTGCATGTGAAACTTGAAGGGGATAATTTTGCATTCACAGCAAGAAACCCCTCCCTAACCCTCCCCTTATCAGGGGAGGGAACGAAAGCGGGGGAACATCTGGCTCCTCCCCTGACAAGGGGGGGCTGGAAGGGGTTTCTTTCCTACACCTCCGAATACAACCCCGCCCTGCCCGGCTGGATGCGCAGCATGGCCGACACGCTGGAGGCTGGAGCATTGCTGCTCATCGACTACGGCTACGAGCAGCAGGACTACTACCACCCCGACCGCAACGAAGGCACGCTGATCTGTCACTACCAGCACCGCGTTCATAACAACCCGCTACTATACCCCGGCTTGCAGGACATCACCGCCAGTGTGGATTTCACCGCCGTGGCCGCAGCAGGCGTGGATGCGGGGCTGGAATTGACCGGTTACACAACACAAGCAGCTTTCCTCGCCAGCAGCGGGCTGGAGGAACTGTTCATTGCCGCGCTGGATGCCAATCCCGACAACCAGTACCAATTGGCACAGCAGGTACGCACGCTGAGCCTCCCGTCGGAAATGGGCGACCGTTTCAAGGTCATCGCACTCAGCAAAGGATTTACCCCGCCCCTGATCGGCTTTAGACTCGCCAACCGGAAACAACATTTATAACCCATAAGGATTAATTTTATGGACATCATCCATGCCATCATTTTAGGCATTGTGGAAGGCATCACGGAATTCCTGCCCATTTCCTCCACCGGCCACATGATCGTGGTGGCCGACTGGTTAGGGATACCGCGCGAATCACAAAACACTGCCTTCGAAATCATTATCCAGTTTGCCGCCATTTTTGCGGTTATCGCCAATTACACCGACAAGTTTCACCCCAGGCACCTCAAGTTATGGGTCAAGGTGCTAATTGCCTTCCTGCCGATTGCCGTCATCGGTTTTCTATTTGCTGACCTGATCGAAAGCCTGTTTGATGTCAAAATCGTGGCCTGGATGTTTATTATCGGTGGGGTCATCTTCCTGCTGTTGGAACACTTCTACCGTGACAGCCCGCACCGCGTGCATGACATGGAAAACATGAGTTTCCAGCAGGCTGCATGGGTGGGCTTCGCACAGATATTCGCCCTCGTTCCAGGTACTAGCCGCGCCGGAGCCACCATTGTCGGCGGTATGCTGGCGGGACTTGACCGCAAAGCTAGCGCCGAGTTCTCTTTCCTGCTGGCACTGCCGGTGCTTGGGGCCAGTTCCGCTTACTCGCTGCTGAAACATTACGATGAATTTGCCAGTACCAGCTTCGCACCGCTCATTGTGGGCTTTGTGGTGTCGTTTGTGGTCGCCTACCTGACCATGAAAATTTTTCTGGGCTTTCTGGAAAAGTTCACATTCCGGACATTCGGGATTTACCGGATTCTGTTTGGTCTGCTGTTGTTGTGGTGGCTGGCATAAGCGCACATAGCCCTTTACCTGCCGCCGTCAATCCACGGATTTGTACGGCGGAATAGCTGCCGCTGGCAGTATCCTTGCGGTGGCCGACCCGTGCCAGCACGAAACCGGCGCGCTCCCAGAAGCGTAACAACGCCGACGTCATCGCATAGCTGACGCCGATGTAGTCTGCGCCGCTGCTTTCCGCATATTTCACCAAGTGTTCCAGCAATTTTGAGCCTAGCCCCTGCCCTTGCAGGCCGGGGTGGACGGCTATGCGCATGACACGTTCGCAAACCCGTTGCGCAGCCCCGGCAATTCCGGCGTGGAAGGTCAGGGTTTGCGGGATGGGGTGGCCGTGCGGGCGGCGTTTGCCTGCGTGGATCGCAGCGGTGAGGTCGGCATCCAGCCCGCCTTCACGGGATAGCAGGGCGACAGCGACGATTTCACCCGCCAGTTCCAGGATGTGGATGGAAATGCCGGGGGCATCAAGCATCTGGCGCAGGTCGGAGGGGCGGGTCTGGTAGTGGGCTGTCACCAGTAGGCCGAAGAGTTGGCGCAGGAGGGGTTCGTTTTGGGCGAGATCATGGCGGTTTAACAACCGATATTGGCAAACAGGGCAGACACAGGGGTCTGCTCCTACCGGCGCACGTAGGGGCGGCCCCCTGTGGCCGCCCTCTTCCAAATCCACGTCCAGCAGCAGCGCGTGATTGATAAAATGTTCCAGCGGGTCGTTTTCGGCCCAACGGATAGGCTGGTACAGGCGGATGGATTGCCAGCCAGGTGCAATCACATCCAGCCGTTTCTGGAAACGCAGGATGAAGCCGCGCCCGCTGCCTTCGTAGCCGTGCAAGGTGGTGGAAAAAACGCAACGCGGGTAGTGTTCCAGCATTTGTAGCAGCAGGGTAACGGGAATGGCAGCGGCCTCATCCACCATCAGCACATCGGCTTGCGGCAGAGTTTGCAGCAGGTCGTCGGGGGCGAAGAAATCCGGTGGGTTTTCGGCGTGTTTGAAGACGGATTCGACCGTGGCGCGGGAAGGTGCTGTCAGCAGCACCCCTTTCCCTTCCGCGATTAGCTGGCTGGCAGCCATACCCAGTGCAGCAGATTTACCCCGCCCTCGGTCTGCTATTAATACCACCGGCATTACCGAATGAAGAATGGCCTGAATGGCGGAACACTGATCGTTTTGAGGAGGGCGAATGCAATTCGCCCCTACAATCTTCCGTAGGGGCGAATTGCATTCGCCCTCTTCTCCTCGCCATGCATCCAACAACCCAACAAACCGCCGTAAAAACCGCCCTTCCACCGCCCCAGGCTGGAAAGGATACGGCAAAAACCGCCGGTAATCCGGGTCAGGAAACCCCGCCCATTCAGCCAGCGGCGGCGTTAGCAGGTAAAAGGTTCCCCCCCCACGCAAGGTTCCACTGATCGCGGCAAACGCATTCACGTCGAAACCGCTATGGGCATCGAACACAACCGCATCGGTTTCTTGCCCGAGCATGACGCGGGCTTTATTGGCAGGCAACGCCCCGGCAATAACGGGAGCCGTCGTAATCCAGATGGCATTAACACCAACAGGCAGCAGGGCTTGCGCCCGTTGCAGGCACTCCGCCTGCTGCCCGGAAATGACCCGCAGTTGACGCGGGAGGTCGTTTATACCGCGTCCCGCCCGCTTTCACCGGTACGGATGCGAATGGCTTGTTCGACCGGGAACACGAAAATCTTGCCGTCGCCAATCTTGCCGGTGTGGGCCGCTTTCTGGATAGTTTCGATACAGCGGTCAACATCCTCTTCCTTGACCACGATTTCCAGCTTGACCTTCGGCAGAAAATCGACCACGTATTCCGCGCCACGGTACAGCTCGGTATGGCCTTTCTGACGCCCGAAACCCTTGACTTCGATGGCTGTCATGCCGGTTACGCCAATTTCCGTCAACGCCTCACGCACGTCATCCAGCTTGAACGGTTTAATGATGGCCTGAATTAGTTTCATGCTTGCTCCTTATTGGGGTTTCAGGGGTAAATTTTTACGCCAGGCAGACGTGATGGGGTAACGCCAGTCCTTGCCGAAGCCACGCCCACTAATGCGCACACCGGGGGCTGCCTGTCGCCGTTTATATTCGCTCAATAATACCAGATTCACTACGCGGCGGACGGTTGCTGCGTCGAATCCATCCGCCACGATGTCCTCCAGCACCTGATCGCCTTCGATGAAACGTTGCAGGATGGCGTCCAGTTCGGGATAAGGCGGCAGTGAATCCTGATCCACCTGCCCCGGAGCCAGCTCTGCCGACGGCGCGC
The sequence above is drawn from the Thiothrix nivea DSM 5205 genome and encodes:
- a CDS encoding class I SAM-dependent methyltransferase — its product is MHFTDTLPTPPAEALAHSEQLAQHIRAAIASHGGSIPFREFMRMALYEPGLGYYVAGLRKIGVEGDFITAPEISPLFSQCLANQCAQVLAELGGGDMLELGAGSGVMAADMLLRLEKLGCLPQRYRILDLSPELRDRQRQTLQAKAPHLLARVEWLDALPEKTIRGVIVGNEVLDAMPVEVFQVTEGEMHSVHVKLEGDNFAFTARNPSLTLPLSGEGTKAGEHLAPPLTRGGWKGFLSYTSEYNPALPGWMRSMADTLEAGALLLIDYGYEQQDYYHPDRNEGTLICHYQHRVHNNPLLYPGLQDITASVDFTAVAAAGVDAGLELTGYTTQAAFLASSGLEELFIAALDANPDNQYQLAQQVRTLSLPSEMGDRFKVIALSKGFTPPLIGFRLANRKQHL
- a CDS encoding undecaprenyl-diphosphate phosphatase, whose protein sequence is MDIIHAIILGIVEGITEFLPISSTGHMIVVADWLGIPRESQNTAFEIIIQFAAIFAVIANYTDKFHPRHLKLWVKVLIAFLPIAVIGFLFADLIESLFDVKIVAWMFIIGGVIFLLLEHFYRDSPHRVHDMENMSFQQAAWVGFAQIFALVPGTSRAGATIVGGMLAGLDRKASAEFSFLLALPVLGASSAYSLLKHYDEFASTSFAPLIVGFVVSFVVAYLTMKIFLGFLEKFTFRTFGIYRILFGLLLLWWLA
- a CDS encoding P-II family nitrogen regulator gives rise to the protein MKLIQAIIKPFKLDDVREALTEIGVTGMTAIEVKGFGRQKGHTELYRGAEYVVDFLPKVKLEIVVKEEDVDRCIETIQKAAHTGKIGDGKIFVFPVEQAIRIRTGESGRDAV
- a CDS encoding tRNA(Met) cytidine acetyltransferase TmcA; amino-acid sequence: MPANKARVMLGQETDAVVFDAHSGFDVNAFAAISGTLRGGGTFYLLTPPLAEWAGFPDPDYRRFLPYPFQPGAVEGRFLRRFVGLLDAWRGEEGECNSPLRKIVGANCIRPPQNDQCSAIQAILHSVMPVVLIADRGRGKSAALGMAASQLIAEGKGVLLTAPSRATVESVFKHAENPPDFFAPDDLLQTLPQADVLMVDEAAAIPVTLLLQMLEHYPRCVFSTTLHGYEGSGRGFILRFQKRLDVIAPGWQSIRLYQPIRWAENDPLEHFINHALLLDVDLEEGGHRGPPLRAPVGADPCVCPVCQYRLLNRHDLAQNEPLLRQLFGLLVTAHYQTRPSDLRQMLDAPGISIHILELAGEIVAVALLSREGGLDADLTAAIHAGKRRPHGHPIPQTLTFHAGIAGAAQRVCERVMRIAVHPGLQGQGLGSKLLEHLVKYAESSGADYIGVSYAMTSALLRFWERAGFVLARVGHRKDTASGSYSAVQIRGLTAAGKGLCALMPATTTTADQTESGKSRMSGM